A stretch of the Planktothricoides raciborskii GIHE-MW2 genome encodes the following:
- a CDS encoding UDP-glucose/GDP-mannose dehydrogenase family protein, protein MRVCVIGTGYVGLVTGVCLAHTGHHVICVDNNEEKVKMMKSGLSPIYEPGLSELMQSSTSAGRLEFTSDLAAGVNHGEILFIAVGTPPLPTGESDTRYVEAVARGIGSHLQKGYKVIVNKSTVPIGSGDWVRMIVLDGLAEREKSGANGDEIAAKLGIEFDVVSNPEFLREGSAIYDTFNPDRIVLGGNSQRALNLMEELYQPLIQREFGEDPSLPPVPVVKTDLSSAEMIKYAANSFLATKISFINEIANICDRVGADVVQVSKGIGLDSRIGPKFLQAGIGWGGSCFPKDVSAMIHTADDYGYDAKLLKSAVEVNKHQRVIAIEKLQHELKILKGKTVGLLGLTFKPDTDDMRDAPALNIIEQLNRLGAKVKAYDPIVSQSGIGQGLSGVLVETNAEQLAFGCDALVLITDWNQFRHLDYGSMAKSMNNPVMIDGRNFLDRKAIEAAGFRYVGIGRS, encoded by the coding sequence ATGCGCGTTTGCGTCATTGGTACAGGATATGTTGGTTTAGTCACAGGTGTTTGCTTGGCTCATACAGGGCATCATGTGATCTGTGTGGATAACAACGAAGAAAAAGTCAAGATGATGAAATCTGGACTGTCCCCGATTTATGAACCGGGACTTTCAGAACTGATGCAGTCATCTACCAGTGCGGGAAGGCTGGAATTTACCAGTGATTTAGCCGCTGGGGTAAATCACGGAGAAATTTTATTTATTGCCGTGGGAACTCCACCCTTACCCACGGGAGAAAGCGATACTCGCTATGTGGAAGCGGTAGCCCGTGGGATTGGTAGTCACCTGCAAAAAGGCTACAAGGTGATTGTGAATAAATCCACGGTGCCGATTGGTTCTGGGGACTGGGTGCGGATGATTGTCCTCGATGGACTGGCCGAACGCGAAAAATCTGGCGCTAACGGGGATGAAATCGCCGCTAAATTGGGAATTGAATTTGATGTGGTGAGCAACCCCGAATTTTTGCGCGAAGGTTCAGCGATTTACGATACGTTTAATCCGGATCGAATTGTCCTCGGTGGCAATAGCCAGCGGGCGCTGAATCTGATGGAAGAACTTTATCAACCCCTAATTCAGCGGGAGTTTGGCGAAGATCCTTCGTTGCCTCCAGTGCCGGTGGTGAAAACAGACCTGAGTTCGGCGGAGATGATTAAATACGCGGCGAATTCCTTCCTGGCTACGAAGATTAGCTTTATTAATGAGATTGCCAATATTTGCGATCGCGTAGGCGCCGATGTGGTACAAGTCTCCAAAGGCATTGGCTTAGATTCTCGGATTGGCCCGAAATTCTTACAAGCGGGCATTGGTTGGGGTGGTTCCTGCTTCCCCAAAGATGTCTCGGCGATGATTCACACTGCTGACGACTATGGCTATGATGCCAAGCTACTCAAGTCCGCTGTGGAAGTCAACAAACACCAGCGAGTGATTGCGATCGAAAAACTTCAGCATGAACTGAAAATCCTCAAAGGCAAAACTGTTGGTTTGTTAGGCTTGACCTTTAAACCCGATACCGATGATATGCGCGATGCCCCCGCGTTGAATATTATTGAACAACTCAACCGCTTAGGGGCAAAAGTCAAAGCTTATGACCCAATTGTCTCTCAAAGTGGGATTGGTCAAGGACTTTCTGGGGTACTTGTGGAAACCAACGCCGAACAACTGGCTTTTGGCTGTGATGCCCTAGTTTTAATTACTGACTGGAACCAGTTCCGGCATTTAGACTATGGGTCGATGGCTAAATCGATGAATAATCCGGTGATGATTGATGGCCGGAACTTCCTCGATCGCAAGGCCATTGAAGCCGCCGGTTTCCGTTATGTCGGTATTGGTCGATCATAA
- the glcD gene encoding glycolate oxidase subunit GlcD: MLTSETTTATMTPRNWKPIIQEFERAIGKDGVIQRKEELLTYECDGLTSYRQRPALVVLPRTTEQVAAAVKICDRYEIPWVARGAGTGLSGGALPVENCVLIVTALMRKILSVDLENQRVVVQPGVINNWVTQAVSGAGFYFAPDPSSQIICSIGGNIAENSGGVHCLKYGVTTNHVLGLKLVLPDGSIVDVGGEIPEMPGYDLTGLFVGSEGTLGIATEITLRILKTQESICVLLADFTSMEAAGATVSDIISAGIIPGGMEIMDNLSINAVEDVVATGCYPRDAVSILLVEVDGLQVEVDANKKLITEICQKNGARNVTTASDPEQRLKLWKGRKAAFAAAGHISPDYYVQDGVIPRTQLSYVLKEIEALSEKSGYKIANVFHAGDGNLHPLILYDNSVPGALAEVEEVGGEILKICVKVGGSLSGEHGIGADKKCYMPNMFTETDLETMQWVREVFNPKGLANPGKMFPTPRTCGESANAQAQKKFEGVDLF; the protein is encoded by the coding sequence ATGCTGACTTCAGAAACAACCACAGCCACGATGACACCAAGGAACTGGAAACCCATCATCCAAGAATTTGAACGGGCGATCGGTAAAGATGGGGTGATCCAGCGGAAAGAAGAATTGCTGACTTATGAATGTGATGGGTTAACCAGCTATCGGCAACGTCCAGCCCTGGTAGTCCTACCCCGGACTACGGAACAAGTCGCCGCAGCAGTGAAAATCTGCGATCGCTACGAAATCCCCTGGGTAGCGCGAGGGGCAGGAACAGGACTATCTGGAGGCGCCTTACCCGTAGAAAACTGCGTCCTTATTGTCACCGCCCTCATGCGGAAAATCCTTTCCGTTGACCTAGAAAACCAGCGGGTGGTGGTACAACCGGGAGTAATTAACAACTGGGTCACACAAGCAGTCAGCGGTGCCGGATTTTATTTTGCTCCCGACCCGTCCAGTCAAATTATTTGCTCCATTGGCGGCAACATTGCCGAAAATTCTGGTGGAGTTCACTGTTTAAAATACGGCGTCACCACCAATCATGTTTTAGGGTTAAAATTAGTCCTCCCCGATGGTTCAATTGTCGATGTGGGCGGCGAAATTCCCGAAATGCCCGGATACGATCTAACGGGTTTATTTGTCGGTTCCGAAGGCACCCTCGGTATTGCCACAGAAATCACTTTACGCATCCTAAAAACCCAAGAATCAATCTGTGTTTTATTAGCGGATTTTACCAGTATGGAAGCGGCGGGGGCGACGGTTTCTGATATTATTAGTGCGGGCATTATTCCTGGTGGTATGGAAATCATGGATAACCTGAGCATTAATGCCGTAGAAGACGTAGTAGCCACTGGCTGTTATCCCCGTGATGCGGTCAGTATTTTATTAGTAGAAGTGGACGGTTTGCAAGTAGAAGTAGATGCAAATAAAAAGCTGATTACGGAAATTTGTCAAAAAAATGGGGCGCGTAATGTCACCACTGCCAGCGACCCGGAACAACGCTTAAAACTTTGGAAAGGAAGGAAAGCGGCTTTTGCGGCGGCGGGGCATATCAGTCCAGATTATTATGTGCAAGATGGGGTAATTCCTCGGACGCAACTGTCTTATGTCCTCAAAGAAATTGAAGCTCTCAGCGAAAAATCCGGTTATAAAATTGCCAATGTGTTTCATGCCGGTGATGGCAACTTGCATCCGTTAATTCTTTACGATAATTCCGTGCCGGGTGCTTTGGCAGAAGTGGAAGAAGTGGGGGGCGAAATTCTGAAAATTTGCGTCAAAGTTGGCGGCAGTCTGTCTGGTGAACATGGCATTGGGGCTGATAAAAAATGCTATATGCCGAATATGTTTACGGAGACGGATTTAGAAACGATGCAATGGGTGCGAGAAGTTTTTAATCCCAAAGGTTTGGCTAATCCAGGGAAAATGTTCCCCACTCCGCGCACTTGTGGGGAGTCTGCTAATGCTCAAGCCCAGAAAAAGTTTGAAGGAGTTGATTTATTTTAA
- a CDS encoding TIGR03943 family putative permease subunit, which translates to MAIFNESNSALWKQVQPWLDVVAIFAWGVLLIKLWVTGELAMLIHPNYFGLTVCGGLGLIAIAGFKAWQFVLMGRRKQKTQSLNTPSPMPHLSSKALGWSGAVFLVSALVGFMIKPTVFASDKALQRQVTDFVPLAGQTVSGDLTALTKLRPQAFNGNNKPEERSLIGWVRTLTVYPEPDAYTGQPVNVQGFVIHAPELPERYILLSRFIITCCAADVYPVGLPVKLKENRSAYPPDTWLEVKGVMITEKFGDRRQLTIQANSITPIPKPKNPYDS; encoded by the coding sequence ATGGCTATATTTAATGAATCAAACTCTGCTCTCTGGAAACAAGTCCAACCTTGGTTAGACGTTGTAGCTATTTTCGCTTGGGGAGTGTTACTGATTAAACTCTGGGTGACTGGGGAGTTAGCGATGCTGATCCATCCCAATTACTTTGGCCTGACGGTGTGTGGGGGTCTGGGGTTAATCGCTATTGCTGGCTTCAAAGCATGGCAATTTGTACTTATGGGTCGCCGTAAGCAGAAGACTCAGAGTTTAAACACCCCAAGTCCGATGCCACATCTCAGTTCAAAAGCCTTGGGTTGGAGTGGTGCGGTGTTTTTGGTGTCGGCTTTGGTGGGTTTTATGATCAAACCGACGGTTTTTGCCAGTGATAAAGCTCTGCAACGACAGGTGACGGATTTCGTGCCTTTGGCGGGTCAGACTGTCAGTGGTGATTTGACGGCGCTTACCAAACTCAGACCCCAAGCTTTTAATGGGAATAATAAGCCGGAAGAGCGATCGCTCATTGGCTGGGTTAGGACACTGACGGTTTATCCCGAACCCGATGCTTATACGGGTCAGCCGGTGAATGTTCAAGGGTTTGTGATTCATGCCCCGGAACTGCCCGAAAGATATATTTTATTGTCCCGATTTATTATTACTTGTTGTGCCGCCGATGTTTATCCCGTCGGTTTGCCGGTGAAACTGAAGGAAAATCGCAGTGCTTATCCCCCAGATACTTGGTTAGAAGTCAAAGGGGTGATGATTACCGAGAAATTTGGCGATCGCCGACAATTAACTATCCAAGCCAATTCGATTACACCCATCCCCAAACCGAAGAATCCTTATGATTCTTAA
- a CDS encoding helix-turn-helix transcriptional regulator, whose translation MSEANIRFSLLPNSLSDTTFVDSSVNQTSISEETEVYSTNDRQTEIPRHRGPMTWEDRLREIGREFAEIRTAQGISVYQLHAQTLVPLHTIQALEKGDFKRLPEKIYVQGFVRRIGDYLGFDGAKLADSLPPDEAIAPVSQRNHFWTFQGFYFTRFHLYLSYIALLIAAVSALSAISNPSPQESSAQKFINPVTDAETPASEPSGAKKSGTETSGAEKPSTIKK comes from the coding sequence ATGTCAGAAGCAAATATCCGATTCAGTTTATTACCCAATTCCTTATCAGATACAACGTTTGTTGACTCATCGGTCAATCAAACTAGCATCTCCGAGGAAACTGAAGTATATTCTACCAATGATCGTCAAACGGAAATTCCTCGGCACAGGGGACCAATGACCTGGGAAGATCGCCTCCGTGAAATTGGTCGAGAATTCGCGGAAATCCGCACAGCCCAGGGAATTTCTGTCTATCAGCTTCATGCCCAAACCCTCGTGCCATTGCATACAATCCAAGCTTTGGAAAAAGGGGACTTCAAGCGATTGCCGGAGAAAATCTACGTCCAAGGGTTTGTACGGCGGATTGGCGATTACCTGGGCTTCGATGGGGCTAAACTGGCGGATTCTTTACCTCCAGATGAGGCGATCGCCCCTGTGTCACAACGGAACCATTTCTGGACATTTCAGGGATTTTACTTCACCCGTTTTCATTTATACCTGAGTTATATTGCCCTGTTGATTGCCGCAGTCAGTGCTTTGAGTGCGATCTCGAATCCATCACCCCAAGAATCCTCGGCACAAAAATTTATCAATCCGGTGACTGATGCCGAAACACCAGCCTCAGAACCATCCGGCGCCAAAAAATCAGGAACAGAAACATCAGGAGCAGAAAAACCATCAACAATTAAAAAATAA
- a CDS encoding tetratricopeptide repeat protein, protein MRQLYRFLLTLSLTLTPSVVGAQSLDQLWQMGLEAANAQNYAQAELIWRQIGQSRPTDPGVYNNLGLALMNQGKLDQAIASFTQAIQRDRTLVAAYNNLGLALAQQGKLNDAGAIYMEGIKLNPNLAAPYTNVGDVLRKLDRVEEAISAYQLALNLPDMMGIPASSHTLAHYGLGLLYQKQGQLSQAIAEFQQALKINPNYQPAQQSLRQIQP, encoded by the coding sequence ATGCGACAACTCTACCGATTTTTGCTAACTTTATCCCTCACCTTGACCCCTTCTGTGGTCGGTGCTCAATCTCTCGATCAACTGTGGCAAATGGGTTTGGAAGCTGCTAATGCCCAAAATTACGCTCAAGCGGAATTGATTTGGCGTCAAATTGGTCAAAGTCGTCCCACGGATCCAGGGGTTTATAATAATTTAGGTTTGGCGTTAATGAATCAAGGGAAATTGGATCAGGCGATCGCCTCATTTACTCAAGCCATTCAGCGCGATCGCACCCTAGTAGCCGCCTATAATAACTTAGGTTTAGCACTGGCTCAACAGGGAAAATTGAATGATGCTGGGGCTATTTATATGGAAGGAATTAAGCTAAATCCTAACTTAGCAGCCCCTTATACAAATGTGGGTGATGTCCTCAGAAAACTCGACAGAGTTGAAGAAGCAATTTCTGCCTATCAACTGGCACTAAATTTACCAGATATGATGGGAATCCCGGCTAGTTCTCATACTTTAGCCCATTATGGTTTGGGTTTATTGTACCAAAAACAAGGGCAATTATCTCAGGCCATCGCGGAATTTCAGCAAGCCTTGAAAATTAATCCTAATTATCAACCCGCCCAACAAAGTTTGCGTCAGATTCAACCGTAA
- a CDS encoding AbrB family transcriptional regulator, producing the protein MSNQPTPLTGEELLKKVKELEKASKEEKAKAAGYYTVTKNGLERVNMMAFLNALIDAEGITLDSTGTGEGRRGGRQASYRITVQSNGNLLIGSAYTKQMNLTPGDEFEITVGRKHIHLKQVEPSSDSK; encoded by the coding sequence ATGTCTAATCAACCAACCCCGCTTACTGGAGAAGAACTGCTCAAAAAAGTTAAAGAGTTAGAAAAAGCCAGCAAAGAGGAAAAAGCCAAAGCAGCCGGGTACTACACTGTCACCAAGAATGGTCTGGAACGGGTGAATATGATGGCGTTTCTGAATGCTCTAATTGATGCTGAGGGCATTACTTTAGATAGTACCGGCACTGGAGAAGGCCGTCGGGGAGGCCGTCAAGCCAGCTATCGGATTACAGTCCAGTCCAATGGGAACTTGTTAATTGGCTCTGCTTACACCAAACAGATGAATCTCACCCCAGGAGATGAGTTTGAAATTACCGTCGGACGTAAGCATATTCACTTGAAACAAGTTGAGCCATCCTCAGACAGTAAATAA
- a CDS encoding tetratricopeptide repeat protein, with product MFRRCLILLLTLSLGATPQIVTAQSVENYREVLSLESLLEAGKLAQEAGNYEQAESLWRKAIFLDQDNAIAYYNLGNSLYAQNKLDEAIAAYRETIKLDPNYAPGYYNLANALHNLGELDEAIANYRQAISQDANYAQAYNNLGNALRKNGELDQAIATYRQAIERLPNYAAAYYNLGNALYNQTKIEEAIAAYQKALEFEPNNAPAYFNLGNALYNLNRMREAIVAYQEGLKLDPNHTSAYYNLGNALRHQGNFAEAIAAYRQMLAMNPDLPQAYVGLGITFKHQGQLNEAIAAYQRAIELDPQEGLAYYHLGIAYNEQGKITEAIAAYRQAIQINPNNAGAYGNLGLLLRKQGNLAEAEAAFRELILLRPNLPQAYNDLGETLKLQGKLSAARAQFEQALEIDPNFQSAQRNLRTLQ from the coding sequence ATGTTTCGTCGATGTTTAATTCTGTTATTAACCCTATCTTTGGGGGCAACCCCCCAAATAGTGACGGCTCAATCCGTTGAAAATTACAGGGAAGTTTTATCCCTGGAAAGTTTGCTTGAAGCGGGTAAGTTGGCTCAAGAAGCAGGTAATTATGAGCAGGCAGAGTCTTTGTGGCGTAAAGCAATTTTCCTGGATCAAGATAATGCGATCGCTTATTATAATTTGGGCAATAGTCTTTATGCCCAAAATAAATTAGATGAGGCGATCGCGGCTTATCGAGAAACGATTAAATTAGACCCTAATTATGCCCCAGGTTATTATAATTTGGCCAATGCACTGCATAATTTGGGTGAGTTGGATGAGGCGATCGCCAATTATCGTCAAGCGATTTCCCAAGATGCAAATTATGCTCAAGCCTATAATAATTTAGGCAATGCCCTGAGAAAAAATGGTGAATTAGATCAGGCGATCGCAACTTATCGCCAAGCCATTGAACGCCTGCCCAATTATGCTGCTGCTTACTATAATCTGGGCAATGCTCTTTACAATCAAACCAAAATTGAAGAGGCGATCGCTGCTTACCAGAAAGCTTTAGAATTTGAACCGAATAATGCCCCAGCTTATTTTAATTTGGGGAATGCCCTTTATAATCTCAATCGGATGAGAGAAGCAATTGTGGCTTACCAGGAAGGATTGAAACTAGACCCCAATCATACCTCTGCTTATTATAATTTGGGCAATGCTTTACGACACCAGGGGAACTTTGCGGAAGCGATCGCCGCTTATCGGCAAATGTTGGCGATGAATCCTGATTTACCTCAAGCTTATGTGGGGTTGGGGATTACTTTCAAACATCAGGGGCAATTGAATGAGGCGATCGCCGCTTATCAACGGGCAATTGAGTTAGATCCCCAGGAAGGTTTAGCCTATTATCATTTAGGAATTGCTTACAATGAACAGGGAAAAATTACCGAGGCGATCGCAGCTTATCGTCAAGCCATCCAAATCAATCCCAATAATGCCGGTGCTTATGGAAATCTCGGTTTGCTGCTGCGAAAACAGGGCAATCTTGCGGAAGCAGAAGCGGCATTTCGAGAGCTAATTTTGCTCAGACCCAACTTACCTCAAGCTTACAATGATTTGGGAGAAACCCTGAAATTGCAAGGTAAATTATCGGCAGCGAGGGCACAGTTTGAGCAAGCTTTAGAAATCGATCCGAACTTTCAATCAGCCCAAAGAAACCTTCGTACTCTTCAGTAG
- a CDS encoding response regulator yields MDDVENGQAALDRLALQAYDLVLMDCHMPVLDGYEATRLLRQREGENAPRVVVGFTAYAMKGDREKCLDAGMDDYLTKPVTTQELGFCKNGFPNNTGRKISFD; encoded by the coding sequence GTGGATGATGTGGAAAATGGACAAGCAGCCCTGGATCGGTTAGCTTTACAAGCTTATGATCTGGTATTGATGGATTGTCATATGCCGGTGTTGGACGGATATGAAGCGACTCGGTTGCTGCGGCAACGGGAAGGAGAAAATGCCCCTAGGGTGGTGGTGGGTTTTACGGCTTATGCGATGAAAGGCGATCGCGAAAAATGCCTGGATGCGGGAATGGATGATTATCTGACTAAACCTGTGACAACTCAAGAGCTTGGCTTTTGCAAAAATGGATTCCCCAACAATACCGGGAGAAAAATTAGCTTTGATTAA
- a CDS encoding Hpt domain-containing protein, with amino-acid sequence MLGAFISNTEMYLEQAIAAFASNDMETLALRTHQIKGSSSTVGVRFMPEIAAKVQKYAQQNKPQEIPQLLQQLKELLARVKHWQRNNF; translated from the coding sequence TTGCTGGGGGCATTTATCAGCAATACAGAAATGTATCTGGAACAAGCGATCGCCGCCTTTGCCAGTAACGATATGGAAACCTTAGCCCTTCGTACACACCAAATCAAGGGCAGTTCATCTACGGTCGGGGTGCGTTTCATGCCAGAAATTGCTGCCAAGGTACAAAAGTATGCTCAACAAAATAAACCGCAAGAGATTCCGCAATTACTCCAGCAATTAAAGGAACTACTGGCACGGGTTAAACATTGGCAAAGGAATAACTTTTAA
- a CDS encoding permease, whose product MNQLNYAFTLWMSLLVEAIPFLLLGVIFSSVLLLFVEERKLIAKLPRNPILGAFVGSLIGCIFPVCECGNVPVARRLLVQGVPPPVAIGFLFAAPTVNPIVVWSTWTAFRELPEMVVLRLGFSLAIATLLGWLFSVQQDLRPFLQPAVIRAMPKSMSPADLFGAKSDSGASQESQDEPISPLLQSGSFLLGETGGPQRLETNILQSGWTAVNDSGQNFGSKLSRRPRWVQQLPMVVDNMVLELRELGGVLILGSAIAAIVQIFVPREIIINLGQGPVSSIIAMLILATVVSICSTVDAFFALSFASTFTTGSLLAFLVFGPMIDIKAIGLLLWIFQPKTVAYLMIIAAQLTFVVCLAYNLNIS is encoded by the coding sequence ATGAATCAATTAAACTACGCCTTTACTCTGTGGATGAGTCTTTTAGTCGAAGCAATTCCTTTCTTGCTGCTGGGGGTAATCTTCTCCAGTGTGCTTTTGTTGTTTGTGGAAGAGCGCAAGCTGATCGCGAAGTTGCCGCGCAACCCGATCCTCGGTGCGTTTGTGGGCAGCTTGATTGGCTGTATCTTTCCGGTGTGTGAATGTGGGAATGTACCCGTGGCCCGTCGATTGTTGGTTCAGGGCGTCCCACCCCCGGTGGCGATTGGGTTTTTGTTTGCGGCGCCGACGGTAAATCCGATTGTGGTTTGGTCTACTTGGACTGCGTTTCGGGAGTTGCCGGAAATGGTGGTGTTGCGGTTGGGCTTTTCTTTGGCTATTGCCACTCTGTTGGGCTGGTTGTTTAGTGTGCAGCAAGATTTACGACCATTTCTCCAACCAGCGGTGATTCGGGCGATGCCAAAGTCGATGAGTCCGGCGGATTTATTCGGGGCTAAATCGGACAGTGGCGCATCTCAGGAATCTCAGGACGAGCCGATTTCTCCTCTGTTACAGTCTGGCAGTTTTTTGCTGGGGGAAACCGGCGGTCCTCAAAGGTTAGAAACGAATATTTTGCAGAGTGGCTGGACTGCGGTGAACGATAGCGGTCAAAATTTCGGGTCTAAATTGTCTCGTCGGCCCCGTTGGGTGCAGCAGTTGCCGATGGTGGTGGATAATATGGTGCTGGAACTGCGGGAACTGGGCGGGGTGTTGATTCTGGGTAGCGCGATCGCGGCGATCGTTCAGATTTTCGTCCCCCGTGAAATTATTATCAATTTGGGACAAGGCCCCGTCAGTTCGATTATTGCCATGTTGATTTTGGCCACAGTGGTGTCCATTTGTTCAACGGTTGATGCGTTTTTTGCTCTATCATTTGCCTCTACTTTTACCACTGGTTCCTTACTGGCCTTTTTGGTTTTTGGGCCGATGATTGATATCAAAGCGATTGGTTTGCTGTTGTGGATTTTCCAGCCGAAAACCGTGGCTTATTTAATGATTATCGCCGCGCAACTCACCTTTGTGGTCTGTCTGGCCTATAACCTGAATATTAGCTAA
- a CDS encoding methyl-accepting chemotaxis protein, whose protein sequence is MKTTAQLRLAAAALFISSTISLGSVYYFLNQIRNVVRGVNTAGIVRGRTQRLVKLELAGQRSDELIAEIDRLTAGLINGDVSLGLPRVQDPEVLQQYQAIAKSWHNLKRFIADFRTNPTAKDSLINYSENYWEITNDGVTAVENYSSTKLFRYQVNILIIFALNLVVASALVGIIFYLQNNLKNNLKTLANYSTEIASTIIGQELLTQKQAIAVDQTKIIMGKLNHFSQDSIEQVIQVNYRAEEVKNLVEHSHKTEEKILADLVFLSDNIEKFYTEIVDIREQTKQIATISELVSELANHTNMLALNASMEATRAGEKGKEFALVAKEIRQLSNQSQKAGEKIYLLIAQVKQNIKSTVSFTDNSRQIFQQKLKITRKMLNEFEQIVEAMNAVFLNSEEITAIARQQGAIVQEALAAIQEINRAAQASAAGMSEAKKEMEQLEKVASNLKAII, encoded by the coding sequence ATGAAAACCACTGCTCAGTTAAGATTAGCTGCCGCAGCTTTGTTTATTTCTTCGACGATCAGTTTGGGTTCTGTGTATTATTTTCTTAATCAGATCAGAAATGTTGTCCGAGGGGTGAATACAGCGGGAATTGTCAGAGGTAGGACGCAGCGACTGGTTAAGTTAGAGTTAGCTGGGCAACGGTCTGATGAGTTAATTGCGGAAATCGATCGCCTGACTGCTGGACTGATTAACGGGGATGTCAGTTTGGGGTTGCCTCGGGTTCAGGATCCAGAGGTTTTGCAGCAATACCAGGCGATCGCGAAATCTTGGCATAACCTGAAACGATTTATTGCTGATTTCCGCACCAATCCCACTGCCAAAGATAGTTTGATAAATTACAGTGAGAATTATTGGGAGATTACTAATGACGGGGTGACGGCAGTAGAAAATTATTCTAGCACTAAACTTTTCCGGTATCAAGTCAATATCTTAATTATATTTGCCCTTAACTTAGTGGTTGCATCCGCCCTGGTCGGGATAATTTTTTATCTGCAAAATAACTTAAAAAATAACCTGAAGACTTTGGCCAATTATTCTACGGAAATTGCCAGCACGATTATAGGCCAAGAATTGCTAACCCAAAAACAGGCGATCGCGGTTGACCAAACTAAAATAATCATGGGGAAGCTGAATCATTTTTCTCAAGATTCAATTGAGCAGGTAATTCAAGTAAATTATAGGGCGGAGGAAGTAAAAAATTTAGTTGAACATAGTCATAAAACCGAAGAAAAAATTTTGGCTGATCTGGTTTTTTTAAGCGATAACATAGAAAAATTTTACACGGAAATTGTCGATATACGGGAGCAAACGAAACAAATTGCCACCATATCTGAGTTAGTCAGTGAACTGGCAAATCATACGAATATGCTGGCTTTAAATGCTTCAATGGAAGCCACTCGTGCCGGGGAAAAGGGGAAAGAATTTGCCTTGGTAGCTAAAGAAATTCGTCAGTTAAGCAATCAAAGTCAAAAAGCTGGAGAAAAAATTTACTTATTGATTGCCCAAGTTAAACAAAATATTAAGTCTACGGTGAGTTTCACCGATAATAGTCGGCAAATTTTTCAGCAAAAACTTAAGATAACGAGGAAAATGCTCAATGAATTTGAGCAAATTGTTGAGGCAATGAATGCAGTGTTTCTTAATAGTGAAGAAATTACCGCGATCGCCCGACAGCAAGGGGCAATTGTCCAAGAAGCCTTGGCCGCGATTCAAGAAATTAATCGCGCTGCCCAAGCAAGTGCTGCGGGTATGAGTGAGGCGAAAAAAGAAATGGAGCAGTTGGAAAAGGTGGCGAGTAATTTAAAGGCGATTATTTAA
- a CDS encoding Hpt domain-containing protein, with amino-acid sequence MDSPTIPGEKLALINPHRWAEISGGDKAFEIKLLAIYLEQTEGYLADLKKGLINYYAVLVAKLAHQIKGASANVGIEDIAEIARSLQANAKSHHIKVADGLIGELNQLNSLLQQLKNYVADLKLRNGSSAEYREHLGKISRWQTT; translated from the coding sequence ATGGATTCCCCAACAATACCGGGAGAAAAATTAGCTTTGATTAATCCCCATCGTTGGGCAGAAATTAGCGGCGGGGATAAAGCTTTTGAAATCAAATTACTGGCAATTTATCTGGAACAAACTGAAGGATATTTGGCGGATTTAAAGAAAGGTTTGATAAATTATTATGCGGTATTGGTGGCTAAACTGGCGCATCAAATTAAAGGGGCTAGTGCGAATGTTGGCATCGAAGATATTGCAGAAATTGCCAGAAGTTTGCAAGCAAATGCTAAATCCCATCACATCAAAGTTGCCGATGGGTTAATCGGTGAGTTAAATCAGTTAAATAGTCTTTTACAGCAGTTAAAGAATTATGTGGCTGATTTAAAGTTACGGAATGGTTCATCGGCAGAATATAGGGAGCATTTAGGGAAAATTTCTCGGTGGCAAACAACCTAA